In Pyrus communis chromosome 15, drPyrComm1.1, whole genome shotgun sequence, the genomic stretch CTCGAGCTTATTTTCAGGGATCATGTCCAATTCAAGGGAGATGTCATTATGTCTTCCCCAGTGAATGGATATGGAGAAATCCATTTTCCTAGCAATGAGAAATTGAAAGTCATAGCAAAGTATGTAAAAGGGTGCCCTTGGAAGTGTTGTGCTGGAAAAATGTATGGTTAGAACAACATACAGATCAAGACCATACTTGATGAACACACATGTGGGAGAACTTGGGTAAACAAGAACAGGAAGTCCTATTTGCTAACTGATTTGTACATGGACATGATAAAACTGAATCCCAAATGGCCTGTGGATTCCTTTTTGGCAACTATCGAATCAGAGTGGCATCACGGTTGTACAAAGAGGAAGGCTTACAAGGATTTAGATAGGGCTTTAAAGATCATTGAGGGAAAACATGCAGAGCAGTACACAAAGTTGTGGGACTTTGctgagaaaatgaagaagacTAACCCTAGAAGCACAAGGAAGGTGAAGTTGGATAGGGGGAGGTTCCAAATGATATATGTGTGCTTAGGGCTTGTAAAGAGGGGTTTAAGTTAAGGTGCAGATCATTGATAGGATTAGATGGGTGTCATTTAAAAAGTGTATATGGAGATCAACTAGTTTATGCTGTTGGCATTAACCCAAATGATGGAACATGGGTTATAGCGTATGCAGTTGTAGAAATGGAGAATAAGTCTAGTTGGATTTAGTTCTTAGAGTTATTGGCCGTTGATGTTGGGATTGTCAATCAAAAGGGGATAGACATTTATCAGTGATCAACAAAAGGGGTTAATTCCGACCTTTAAAAAAGTCCTCCCTAATTCCCACCATAGATTTTGTATGAGACATTTGTATATCAATTTCATAAATCTATTCAAAGGGAAAACATTGAAGGATGCTTTGTGGTCAATAGCCAAAACAACAACAGTTCCCTACTTCAAAAAAGCAATGGGTGAAGAAGCTCAATGAAAAGGCCTATGATTGGTTGGTGAAGTTGCCTGCACATCATTGGAGCAAGTCCCATTTTGAAACACATCCCAAATGTGACATGTTGCTGAACAATCTCTGTGAAAGTTTCAATGCTATCATACTTATACCAAGACAAAAGCCTATTGTCACCATGTTACTCCttattcacacactcttgatgaAGAGAATTCAGATGCGAAGAGATATAATGGTGAACAAAGTTGGAGATCTCTATcctaaaatcaagaaaaagttgGAGGAAGCCAAAATTCAAagtggcaggtgcattgcacAATGGTCAGGGGGCTCTAAATTTCAAGTTGATGCTAGAGGGGAGGAGCAATATGTGGTTGACTTGGTTGAGAAGACCTGTTCTTGCAGAAAGTATGCCTTCATAGAAATCCCATGCAACCATGCAATATCGGCCATAAATTTCAAGAGAGAAAAACGGGAGAACTATGTCGATGCTTATTATTCAAAGGTGCGGTACTTGAAGGTGTATTCTCATTTAGTAATGCCGATGAATGAGATGTCTTTGTGGGAGGAAACTGATAAACCACCAATATTGACTCCTACATATACAAGGCAATCTGGAAGGCCgaggaaaaagagaaacaagGAAGCTACTGAGAGGGACAATAAGGGTGAACAAACTCCCACAAACCCAACCAATAATCCTCAAGGTCTTCCTCAACCACTTTAGCTAGGAAAGAAAGGGTAAGGCATTTTGAAATGTACCATATGCAAAAAGGAAGGTCATAATGCAAGAACCCATCATAGACATCTTCCTCCAAGGGACAAACAGGTAACATTTTCTACTTTATATGGTTTTTTAAATCCTTTAACATCATATTACACTCTTAATCCTTTAACATCATTTTCTACTTTGTAGGCATCCACATCTGCTCTATGACAAACTGCACCTAAAAAGAggacaaggaaaacaaaggtaAAAACTTAACCATTTCCTTAGTTGTAAAACATTTGGATTTAGTTAAAAAGCTTTCTTGGTCTCTAAATGAATTTTGGATTTAGGCATCACAATCAGTAGCTGAATCACCTAGAAGCACCAAGCAGAGAAAGACCAAGCAATCCACTAACTGAATCATCCAAAGGCACCAAGCACAGAATACCAACCAACTCAGCCACAACCATGTTTTTTTTGCACAGATGGTTGTTTTTTGTAAAGGAATTGTAAAGTTAGAACATGTTTTATGCATCTTATGGGTCTTTtgtgaattgaatggatgatgaTGTAGCAGGTTTTTATGAATTCAGTAGGTTTTGTAATGTTGGTTGGAGATGCTAGATGAATTCTGTTAGTTTTTTTAATAGGTTTAACAATTTCTGGATAATTAAGGAGGTTTTATGCTTAATTTGGTCtattccatatttttcttgcaaatgATGAGTAGTTTGTGCTTGAATACacttgttttgttgttgttgttgtggttatatcattatttttgggtgagatttttcaaatttgaggTCAAGGATGATATAATTTGTGCTTAAGGATGATAATCTGTGCTTAAAATGGTATAtcacatgttttttttgtttggcgGGAGAattcaaattaccaaaaaaaaaaaagaaaccaaatatATTTTCTGACCTGGATGCCATTTGGTAGGAAAACATTGGGTGTGGTGCCACGTGGAATCCATCTGGGCGAGGAACTGGGCCCTGGattaagccatgtcaacatttaACTGACTAATTCACGGACAAGCTAACGGAGGTATAACATtcgaccaaattctaaagatgaggtatgatattgtcaattttaaaagatgcggtatgaaagtgtcgtgacgccaatagttaaggtagttttttgtactttacccttttattttttataatgtcCATGTGGTGCTAAATTGATAAGTGGTGTCCAGTCATTATCCATATTGGCGCCACGTCATTCGTTAACAGACAAATTAACAATCAAACTCATAGAAGTATGAAAGTGTCACAGAATTATAACTTCAGgttgggatgaaaaaaaaacttgatgtacgaaatgtttaaaaaccaacaaactttagagtagtaaactgagattaacccttaTAAAAATTGTTGGAGACGCTCTTACTCAGCAGAAAGAGACATCCTAAAGGAAACTCTCTCAAAGTGAGCCTTTTTCTTAAACTATCTGCCACCTtatagtttaacgttaatttttgtgctaacattataaaatattatacaaaaaatatgaggtgCTTGAGAATCTATAGAGAGTCTTACTTTAGAGATGATTTTCTTAACATTATCAAATAATTGCCAATAAAAAGAGAGTCTTAACAAAACACTCCTAATACTGTTCGCGTTTAACACATTTAAAAGTTATTCATAATACTATTTACTtacaatatatttttattattttaattaaaactcaaaaatattcAAACCATTTTAATTAGTTCCCTAGAAAAAGACACTTCCAACCCCGACATATATTCCCCCACAACCAAACAACCCAACAACACCCACACACTCAGACAAACACCCCATTTAATCTTTAGAGAGTGGAGACTCAGAAAAGACCAAGCACAAGCCACAGCACTTGCACAAGAACCTTTTGCTTTTAATTgcttctgtctctctctctcttcctcctcggTCTCTGCTCATGTAAGAGCCCCCAAgattccctctttttcttttaaagtcctcattctttttccttttctgaaAATCGAGCtctccttttcttctcttttcacaAAAACACCATCTCTCTAGCTAGCAAATAAGCAGCAGCTATGCAGAGTGGTGGAATGGGGATGGAGATGGAATGGCTGTTCTGAAAATGGCCCAGCAAGGCATCCCCAACAACAATGCCACAACTCTTAGCGGCCAACAGCAAAAACAGCAGCCGGGGAAGCAGAAGCTAGAGGAGCAGCAGCTGGGGAAGCACACCATCTTCCATGACTTTCTGGGCATGAAGCCTGGAGATTCCCCTGTGCTTTTGCCAGCAAAAGCCTCCACCGATTGCAGGCTCTCTGAGCCTTCTCCCTCGGCCTCCGCTTCCCTTGGGGCTTCCTCCGGCGGCGGCCGGGGCCCCATTTCTACCACCTCTGATCTGGGTTCCGGTGAGTTTGTCCCCATTTGGTAAAAAAAGCTGCTTTTTTAACCCCTGTGCTTTTATTTGAGTTCAGAACAAAaacccataattttttttttttttttgcttaaataTAATTGCTTTTATATCATTTTTGTAATCAGGTTGATAAAGTTCAtttctttaccctttttttttttttttttttttgaggggctgtctttttgttgttgttttggatTGCTTGTGTAAATGAAAATGAGAAAGATGGGAGTgggtttataactttatatgttATGGATTAGTTACTGAAGTCAGTGAGGAGTTTGGTAGCTGTTGTGGGCTTTCTCTTTTTCCTCTATGCTTTTCATTTATTAAATTTGTATGGATAGGTTGAATCAAGGGCAAGTTTTTCACTTGATTTCCCCTCATTGCCTTTGTTAGCTCTCTTAATTTGTGTATTATTGGAGCATTTGAAATTAGGCTTGAGAAACTTGATGCTGAAAtggttttgtgtgtttgttacCATTTACAAATGTGGCGGGGCTTTTTCGGGTTTTGATGTGGTTATCGTGGGAGTGAAAAAGTTGAGTGTGTTTATCAAAAGTTATCATTACAAAGTGAGACTTGTCGGATGAGCATATGTTTATGATGacgtttattttatattattgacCTTTTCATCTGGGATTTCGGTGAATGAATGTTAACTACTGATCTTGAGCTTATCTGTTATGATTGTATAACTGAAATGTTAACACACATACAGTACTTGTCATTCTTATCTGGGTTGGATTAGATTTTGATTTGTTGTCTCATTAAATTTGGTAGAAAGGCACGCTGGAAACCATCTTGAGGGGGTTCCGTTCTATGGCCATAGGAGCGATGTATCTGGGCTTGAGATGAGTAACAGGGTACTAGGAAGTAAACGGAGTAATTCAGACTCGACTTTTATGGGTTCATCCAGAGATGGTGTCCCTCATACCGGTCCTGATCACCTTGAGAGCTCGCATTTGATGAAGGTGTTAGTGTGACATCATACAATACTTTTATCCTATACTTACATAAAGAAAACGCCCCACCTATGTTTTTCTCATCTGATGCGTTTTAGTTATCCTGAAATCAGATGCTTCGAAATGGACCAGGGGGAGAACGACCTAGAAGGTCCAATGACGATGAAGCAGTCTTTGCTACACAGCCACCGAGGCCAACTTCTGGTTCTCTGATTTTTCAGCCTCCACTTGGTGGTAGAGTTGACACCAAATGGGAACGACCTAGTCCTATGAATATGGGTGCTGCAGTACAGTACCCTTCACGAGGGGGTCAGTTTGTACCCATGGTGCATCAATTACCTTCAAACCGATTTAGGGATGCCAATGCCATTCCAAACAATATCTCTCAATCAGCAGCAGATGAGGGATCTAGAACTGGAATTAAAGGCCCGGGAATTTTGAGTTCCATTAATGCCAGCAGTGATGCTCCTGAAAGAAACTCGTCTGGGGTGCTACCAAGTGGCAGCAGGCAGAAATCTGGGACTCATAATTTAGAGTCAGAACCTTCTAATCCAAGGTAAATCTAATTACACAAGAAATAGTACATATCTGTTACTTttgtttgcttttctttttttttttttttttttttcaagagaaAACTTGATGCCTTATCTTTTGTCTTCCCTTGTGGCAGTCAACATGGATTTACTTCAGCTGGTCGGCAGATGACCATATTTTATGGTGGTCAAGCTCATGTTTTTGACAATGTCCATCCGAACAAGGTTTGCTTTCTTAAAGAATGTAGTTTATATATCCCTTGATTTATAGTATAGTGAGCTCCCTTGATTTATGAGTTTATACATCCTATTATAGCAAATATATGTGGACAATCTCTCTTAAAGAATATATACTACAGATATCAACATTGGCTAACTTATGTAGTCATTGCATACAGATAAGGAATCTGTAAATTGCAGAATTGGTGTGATCTGATCTTAACTTATAGGTATAGCGTAGTGTTCTAGAGAATGTAGTTTTGGCTTTGTGAATTCTTTTGTAGCCATATAAGTTTCTTGATATTATCATAAGCTCGACCTTTTAGATGTCTGTATTGAGTGAGTCATTAAAAAAGAGTAGGTTTTAGTTATTAGGTTATGTCTAGCGAGGATTAGCATGATACTGTTTGAAAATTGTGTGGAAGTTGCTTTCCCTGTCAGTCCTTGGTTGCGGGAGATTGACGAGTTAACGACTAGAAGTCCTTGAAATTGGGTATGAAGATAATTTTCAAGGCTGTAAAAGACTCTGAACGTGTTTTGTCTTGGTATGGGGCAGTTTAGAGTTACGCACTTTCTTGTTCATTATGGTCATGCATGACTCTACTAGTGCATACCTGATATTTATCTGCTCTTTGGCCCTGAACTGGAGCTGTTTTGTGTATTTCTTCCTCATTAGTGCTGGTTTCACCTGTCAATGTGGTCAGCTTTGCTACTTCCATTAATTCTTCatttttggttggattagtggTCCTCATTATTGAGTGCTTTCGAAAGTCAAACAATCATTGTTGGTAATAAAAATGTGACATGGTCTTAAATTCCAAGTTATTATATCAAATCGGTGGAAAGTACGATGTAGACGGGTGTAACAAAGAAAAAGTACATCATAGTGAGTCTCCTATGGTACTTTTCATGATTGATGTGAGGAAGTTCATTTGttaatcattttcattttgtgtgGGAAGGTTCTTCAGTTGCTGTCTCATTCCGGCAGTAGAGAGTAGCCATTGGTATTTTACACATGAAATATGCAGTAGTGGTTTCCCGTGTAGATCATTTATGAAGTCATATTTGCTGTAATTTTTACGTTGTAATGTGTTAGTGTTGGCCCTTTTATTGTCCTTTATAGGGATTTATATGTGAGATCGAGTGCCAAATTAAGAAAGAGTCAGGAGGGATTGTTACATCTTTGGTTTGACTGAAGACTTGTATGCCTAAGCTTTGGGAGTGTTCTTTTGTGATTTTACCCAAGACTCGTAGCCTAAGGTCTCTCGTACACTTGTTTATGTCATGTAGGCCAGGACGGTGTCGGGCAAACTGAGAGAAAGTAGaacaaggagagagagaaattagGGAAAACTTTGTTATTTCAACCAAACTTTGTTATTTCAACCAATCAACAAGTGCCCTTAAATGATTCTTGTAAAAAAAGGAGTTGGCTTGCGTCGTTAATCCCATTGGTGCAGCACCTACTTGTCCATCCAATTGTAATTGATATATTTTAACCGTACAAATCTCATAATTGTAACCGGTCGTTTTCTTAGTCATgtttaaagatcatctctgcaaaagaAGTTCAATCAAATTGACAATCGCTTACTAATGGACAGTTGGTTGTGTGAATATTAGTTGTTAACAAAACCTTTGATTTGTTTTATACATATGGATGTATAATTTccaatttgattgattttttatagagatgaaattaaatgatgataaagAAAATGGATGGTGCGGATTTTGACTTAAGTCTAGTTTCCTAAGAACTCCCTAAATATTAATTACAAATCTAAACTTAAGTCTAGTTTCCATCCCGTAGCCTACTGCtattttctttcatatattATTCATCAATGGCCCTGTGGACCTCTCCGGTTAGATGTATAAAAGCAGATTAAAAACCTAATGCACCTGCATTACACAAGTGCCTTACATTTGAGCCTGGAATTAGGAAATCAAGTTTGTTTTCGTAGAGGTGAAACGAGAATCATGAAtgtttctttgtcattgatgtcttcaaaaaaaattataattcccTTTTCTTCACCATCGTTTCTATTAGCAACATAGtacaaattcaaatatcttttcACTCTCCGCTGTTAATTACGTGACATTGTTGTGGCCACCGTACTTACTCTTTTCAGGCAGATGTTATAATGGCTTTAGCTGGATCAAATGGAGGATCTTGGTCAACAACCTACTCACTAAAACCTAATGCAAAGCTGGGCAGTGAAAGTTGCATGCCTAGTGGAGAGGTTGAAACCGGTGCAGCAAGTAACAACGCACTGTTGCGAGAATACCATGGGAGGTTAAGTGTTCCTGGGAATTCTAGTCCAGCTGCGGGCTTTGCTGATCGAATATTGACACCAGCAGGTAATCTTCTAACTCCATTATGCTTACATGGATATCCAGTGGGGTGTTTGACACCGAGAGATCAATAAGAACATATGGCCACAACCGTGTATTCAatggtttttttggtttgtaCTGTAGGTGGCCATCAAGGTAGCAATTTAGTCAGAGATACAAGAAACCCGATTCAAGCTGCGGAACCCAGttcaaaagaataaaatgaGCTGTGATGTCAGAGAGTTTCCATATTTCGAACCCAGGATACAGTAAAATCTTCACCATTGTAGTTTCCTTGATGTTTCAGTTTGGTCTCGACTTATATTTAATCCTATAATTTTGAATCTTTGTCGAATCCTTCGGCTGAACAACACCCCGCCATGAAAGCCAGCGATAGCAGCGCTTCTCCCACAAATGACCAAGAAACCTGACTTCCGCAAGTTTACTTACGGCAAAGGGAATGCTTGGGATTTGGGAATACCCTtaacaaaaatgtttttcaagGATAAAGATTCATTTCTGTTGGCTTTTTATTAAAATCACCTTTTAGTGCTTATTCAGGAAGTGCTTTCAGATAAAAAGCAGTTGGGTCCTCGGTAGTTGGATTAATGGGCTGGTCACCACCATATCATCTGATATGGGTTGGCCTTCAATGGAACATAATTGGGTTACAACTTAATCTGGTTGGTCGACATCGATATGGTTTGGGGTCAAAATTTAGCAAATCTGCAAAATAGTGAACCAAAAACTCACCCTTGGTGTTCTCGGAAAAATTAGTGCCGGTCGGACCTAGGTCAGACGACCGATCGGACCTAGACCAAAGATCGGTCGGTCGGTGATTTGAACTAGCTTTGATATGGAATATATTACAATGAAATAACTTGATAAACATGTTCTAAGCATTTGAATGACAAACCACTCAACAAGGATTATCATACGAAATGTCTGCAAATAGATCGAATACTATTAATGAAAATTAATCGTTAATGCTTCCATATGACTACGTGATAGTATTTTGTGGCTAAACATAGTTTTTACTCGATCAAATATTTACCAGCTTACATTGACAAATTCATTCTCCTTTCATTTGATCATCAAAAGCCAAATCACACATGGATCCCCAATCTTTAGCTTTACCATTACTAATCCTCTTGCTtgggaagtaaaaaaaaaaaaaaaaggaaaaaatcataAGCAAACATGATTCTTATTATATACCAACTCAGGATGTTATCATAAAAATCAATTGATACGATGAGTAGGGCTATTAAAGACCTTCCAAATTTGATCAAGTGTTACAGaagtaatatattttgtatgcAGAAATTCAAAGCACGCAGAGATCTCGAGTCAAAAACAGAGGTACCCATCCCCTTTTGTTCgatttttgctttgttttatcTCTGTTTTCATTTTTGGGTAGGATGTTGTGCTTTATAATTGGGTTTaatgtgaaaattttgaagcaGCTAAATCTCATTCATTTCTGTTGGATTGATTGTTCATCTATGATTTGTTCTGTTATGCTTGGTAAGTTTAAATTGAATTggatttatattttgatttcgagttgattagttttttattttttattttagttgtaAATCATATTAGTTGCAGATCATGAAACAATTTCATGTTTGGTTTAAGAGAATAGGCTTGATCCAATGGGATTTGGATTCATGAGTTATAGCCATCTGAGATAGGCAAGAGTGTTTGCATTCTTTAGAAAAAATTTAGGAGCTACAAAACTATGctttaaatttgagttttgtgattactatttttgttctttatctTACTAAGATTTTGGTAAATTTTCAGCAACTCTTGCACGGCGAAATGACTCCCACCACCCAACAAACGCAACTGCTACAATTTCAATTGCAGTTCTTGAAGAAAGGTAAAGCCTATGTTCTGTACAAAGTCTTGGATTTTTTTATATGgggtttcatttttttgtgctttttttttttttttctctcttgagAATATTAATATTGTTGAGTTATTAAATTCGACTATTGCATAGGTTAAATTTTACTTCGAATTGTAGTAATTGTCATACaagtttatatttttgtatagAATTGCAGACATTTTGAATTTTGGATGAGAATTTAGATTATTATAAGTTGGTTCTGTAGCAAATATATCCTACTTTGTATTTCAAAAATCGTAGGTTAGATTGTCTACTCTAGCTATACAATTCTTCCATGTTTTTCAGATCATGGAATGAGTTTCTCATGCTGAGATTGTAACCCAATCAATAAGTAAGTGAAACACATAAGTTCTATATCGCATGTTAGTTTTGATCCATTTCTAAAAATCCTGTGCATGGTACAAGAAAAACATTTCTTTGCTGCAAAGAAGAGTGAAGTACTGAACAACAATGTGAAAAGTTGGGACCTAGAAAACAAGATATTTTTAATGTGTATTATAAATACATAGATGTAAATAAGATAATTTTTACATATCAATTGTTGTTTATAGAACAAAGGGATGTAAATAGATTTTGAGATATTTATAGAACATATGGAACTGGAAAGAAGAATACCAAATGAAGTACTGATTTGTTGAGATATTTATTTTTGCttggaaaaaaattgagatatTGTGGATTAttactgatatatatataaaactataAGCTTTTGAGATTGGGAGACAAAACCCACAAATTCAAAtcagacaaaaaataaataaaaaatttaacagaCTTAAAGGTCAAACTCCAAAATGGTATTGAAAACAAGGCTTATTTGATCCATTTAGTGTGAAAGTTTTGAGCTTTGAAGAAGCAGAGGAGGAGAGTTTCCAGTCCATCTTCAAGTAAGCTTGGCAGCCACAGATCAGGGTGTGGAGAGGATGGAGAAAGTTATCCTGCTGATTAACAAGAGTCACAACAGTAGCAGAATCCACCTCCACCTCAACAGATCTAAAACCTCTCATCCAAGCCAAGCGTAATCCGAAAAAAGGGCATAcggatttggatggatttcgCAGAGCTGGAGAAAGATACTGCCTCTAGAGATGAGTGGTTACTGATGTGTAGAAAGCAAATTGTTTTCTCGCAGATGATATTAATCAAAGATGACATTCATTATGGTCAAGTAAACTCAGGTTGGTTGAATAAATCACTCATGGAGTTTGTTTTACAAAAACtctattaattttgttttgactGCAAATTTAATAGTTTTCTTAACATACAGTGTtatcaaattcaattttctctttttcagATTTTCCGCAGACCACATTTTTTCCCTTTGCAGCATTTTTGGTCTTTGAAAAGGGTATGTCATGTTTTTAACGTTTTGGGTTTTACATGTTACTTCGACTTTTATTGTATGCCTCCTAGAGCATTACTTACATTCATTTTCCAGTGCTGGctgataaaaatttataaaatacttaagACTTTAATTAgaaagttaaaaattttagcCATATTTTTAGTCTTATGTTCTGTGTCATTCCAATTCAAAGATTGGAAAATGActgaaataatattttctttcttctgttttttcaaatttctttttggtccaattttatatttcatttctttgtgACTTTTTGCAGAACTTGAAATCAGCTTTTCAGATAACATGGATGATGAATGTAAGAAACTCATGAACACAATAACTCCACCAAGGTATATGCGAATTAAAATCATAACTTGCGTCAATATAGAagtataaattattttttatcacacaactttgacagaataatttttctcataatttaaaatattgtacAGATTTTAGCTACCTGGCAATCAGTGACTAATATCACTTCCAAGAAGGCAAGATCAACATATGGCATGTCACAACAGTATATTTTTCACAAACAGATGGTAAAATTGTACACATCACATTAGGCAAGTTTCAATCCTTTTTACTTCCATTTTAACACATTTCTAATTAACATTTtgttctaaatttttattaaactttattTAAATGTTTGATTTGAGAATTCACAAGTCGAATTACCACCTCTCTCTCCACTCTCTCCCAAAACtcaattttgaactttttatgcATCTTTTTTTCTTGAATCATTGCCTAACTGTCTTTATTACCTGTTGCAGTTGTATTCACAACTGTCCAAGACACCCTCTGGAATTTATCACAACACAAGGtcaatttttccttctttgGAAACACCTCAAGCTAGGAACAAGTCTGGTATCCAAGCTTTACATTCAACATTGTTTAGCATGTAGCAAGCTTTGTTTGACTGGTATACTCTCAATACTGCATTTGTAAGTTATGCAGTTATCATTAGTCCAACTTTTTGAATGAACAATTATCTTCTTCTTTGCACTTTGTAAGAATAGATTTTTCTCTTGGTATCCAAATTTGTCACATTCATGATAATACATATAAATTGCATTGCCATTCGTAATTCTCTGTTTTCACtcaacattatttatgaaaattgAAGCTATAAAATAtctcatttaatttttaatcccGCAGCACCGCGCGGGTATAAATTTCTAGTATATTTCTATTTCTTaaataaatggaaaaaaatCTTTAACATGTTAGAAAAGGGTCGAGATTTCCAAATTTTCTTAAATTCAGgacatttttatatttaagttttttttttttcaatccgaTTAAGAGAAAATTTGAACTCAATACATCTTTCAATattgaaaagataattattacTAGACAAAAAAATAGTTGGTTGATTAAAATTTGTATTATGTGTATCTTGTGATTCACATATATAATGATCATATATATGTTGAGAGTGTCAATCCCACATTAAGAAAAGGAAGGATCTTGCATGTGGGATCTACCGTCCTTGTgttcttattcaattgaattggCTCCAATAAGATGATTCTGAACAGAAGAAAtggtatatatacatatacacatatacatatacatatatacatatacacatatacatatacatatatacatatacacatacatatacatacatacatacatatatatatatatatatagggataggatcaagggaaaaatacatatacatataatgatTCTtatgaaggattattttggaagatgacatgttcatttaagcaacatcattaacatgcaattaacaaattaaaggcggaatcatgctagcatgcacttaaaaacaaaacattacccatgaatgttcaaagcctagtaaaatggtgaaccaataatcaactcaaaacaaagtgagttgaaatatatacctttgtagattcctctttgtatttaaacaaaggctaatcacccaaagagagggccttcattccttgcatcttagatctatggatttggatggatgaaaaaggtttctccaaagttcccaaaattgagaacctctaatgattcatcaccaaggcataatgaagaagaaatgagtgaccttggaggagtttgattgctagatgatccctccaaggtggccgaaattttagagagaaaggagagcttgtgttctcat encodes the following:
- the LOC137718322 gene encoding protein TIFY 8-like — its product is MAVLKMAQQGIPNNNATTLSGQQQKQQPGKQKLEEQQLGKHTIFHDFLGMKPGDSPVLLPAKASTDCRLSEPSPSASASLGASSGGGRGPISTTSDLGSERHAGNHLEGVPFYGHRSDVSGLEMSNRVLGSKRSNSDSTFMGSSRDGVPHTGPDHLESSHLMKMLRNGPGGERPRRSNDDEAVFATQPPRPTSGSLIFQPPLGGRVDTKWERPSPMNMGAAVQYPSRGGQFVPMVHQLPSNRFRDANAIPNNISQSAADEGSRTGIKGPGILSSINASSDAPERNSSGVLPSGSRQKSGTHNLESEPSNPSQHGFTSAGRQMTIFYGGQAHVFDNVHPNKADVIMALAGSNGGSWSTTYSLKPNAKLGSESCMPSGEVETGAASNNALLREYHGRLSVPGNSSPAAGFADRILTPAGGHQGSNLVRDTRNPIQAAEPSSKE